Proteins encoded in a region of the Diadema setosum chromosome 7, eeDiaSeto1, whole genome shotgun sequence genome:
- the LOC140230577 gene encoding uncharacterized protein has product MTATRATVYLVCIWGVSVTCACLPMTSMASYVYIEDIGACTVDWEKSNWGYTVAKYFVGFCLPLAMILFCYAKIYIVARRVKRQIRPAPANLGGPEHTSRWANEKSQCDALTGEVSQASPRKRQPGARVDRPSTSLPDNMRYHGNSDQVYRAKITDTNGSTLSEGQREPRAAKADIKRSKSAQHVWRGDLVNGTHSDKGLANVKCSVPAGLAIVPSIFQNDANVPTIRTDDYVPLKHKTVQKRFSLNEGTLRNKREKGKHKSSTSGESGEWKTFTSKQTARKVAKLKKMQSIRDTKAATTLLILLGVFLLCWIPYVAVCFLLNAQVHVNARVHCAAFMVALTNSVLNVFVYGVLNTKFRMGFRKLWKPCCLWISCRCLKRRNTDPGLRIRSISHSLRNNGVISERAVNGK; this is encoded by the coding sequence ATGACTGCAACCCGGGCCACCGTCTACCTCGTCTGCATTTGGGGAGTGTCTGTCACCTGCGCCTGTTTGCCGATGACGAGTATGGCTTCGTACGTCTACATCGAGGACATTGGAGCCTGTACCGTGGACTGGGAGAAATCCAACTGGGGCTATACCGTCGCCAAGTACTTCGTCGGCTTCTGTCTCCCGCTTGcgatgattttgttttgttacgcCAAAATCTACATCGTCGCTCGCCGCGTAAAACGGCAGATCAGACCAGCCCCGGCGAATTTAGGCGGCCCCGAGCACACGAGCAGATGGGCGAACGAGAAAAGTCAGTGTGACGCGCTCACAGGAGAAGTCTCGCAAGCATCCCCGCGCAAGAGACAGCCCGGAGCACGCGTGGATAGGCCTTCAACATCTCTACCAGACAACATGAGGtaccatggtaacagtgatCAGGTTTACCGCGCCAAAATCACAGACACAAACGGCAGCACTCTGTCTGAAGGGCAGAGGGAGCCGAGAGCAGCGAAAGCTGACATCAAGCGAAGCAAGTCGGCCCAGCATGTGTGGCGGGGAGACTTGGTGAATGGGACACACAGTGACAAGGGCTTGGCAAATGTCAAATGCTCTGTTCCTGCGGGTCTGGCTATTGTGCCCAGTATCTTTCAGAACGACGCCAACGTGCCTACAATTCGGACAGACGACTACGTCCCGCTAAAACACAAAACAGTCCAAAAGAGGTTTTCCCTCAAcgagggcactttgaggaacaaacgAGAGAAAGGCAAACATAAATCGTCCACAAGCGGAGAATCGGGGGAATGGAAAACATTTACATCCAAGCAAACGGCGAGAAAAGTGGCAAAGTTGAAGAAAATGCAGTCAATTCGAGACACAAAAGCGGCAACAACTTTACTGATCCTTCTTGGAGTGTTTCTTCTATGCTGGATTCCCTACGTTGCTGTCTGCTTTCTGTTAAACGCGCAAGTACACGTAAATGCGCGCGTACACTGCGCAGCGTTCATGGTCGCTCTGACGAACAGCGTTCTTAACGTCTTCGTGTACGGAGTCCTCAACACCAAATTCAGGATGGGTTTCCGGAAACTATGGAAGCCTTGCTGCCTTTGGATAAGCTGCAGGTGCCTCAAGAGAAGGAACACAGACCCTGGTCTACGGATCAGAAGTATAAGTCACTCGCTGAGAAACAATGGCGTTATATCAGAACGGGCAGTTAatggaaagtga